The Chthoniobacterales bacterium genome includes a window with the following:
- a CDS encoding HAD family phosphatase, whose translation MPIRLLSTDFDGTLIGHEPDARTAESLSEALSAMRRQGVFWAVNTGRQLWFALEGLEHARLPHDPDFVLTSEKDIFRRVEEGDWEAFGDWNARAERRTVELFEKASRVFAEIRGMAEKEGIELLYENNRLAGLMTVDAAAMDRVAETVRRVASDVPDFSFNRNDVWMRFSHREIHKGSSLGELMRLLGIAREETLAIGDHHNDIPMLDGSSAGLVACPANAVAEVKDVVRAAGGYISPFLWGEGVADAISHFSRFS comes from the coding sequence ATGCCCATCCGATTGCTCAGCACCGACTTCGACGGGACCCTCATCGGGCATGAACCCGATGCGCGCACAGCCGAATCACTCTCGGAAGCGCTGTCTGCCATGAGGCGACAAGGCGTCTTCTGGGCTGTCAACACGGGCCGGCAACTTTGGTTTGCTCTCGAAGGCCTGGAGCATGCGCGTCTCCCGCACGATCCGGATTTTGTCCTCACTAGCGAGAAGGACATTTTCCGGCGCGTGGAAGAGGGGGACTGGGAGGCGTTCGGGGATTGGAACGCGCGCGCGGAGCGAAGAACAGTCGAGTTGTTTGAAAAAGCGTCGCGTGTTTTCGCGGAAATCCGGGGCATGGCGGAGAAGGAAGGTATCGAATTGCTCTATGAAAACAACCGCCTCGCCGGGCTCATGACCGTCGATGCCGCCGCCATGGACCGCGTCGCCGAAACCGTGCGGAGGGTCGCGTCCGATGTCCCGGATTTTTCCTTCAACCGCAACGACGTGTGGATGCGTTTTTCACACCGCGAAATTCACAAGGGGTCATCGCTCGGCGAGTTGATGAGGCTCTTGGGCATCGCGCGGGAAGAAACACTCGCCATCGGGGACCACCACAACGACATCCCCATGCTCGACGGTTCCTCTGCCGGGCTTGTGGCGTGCCCCGCCAACGCCGTCGCCGAGGTCAAGGACGTGGTGCGCGCCGCCGGAGGTTACATTTCGCCCTTCCTTTGGGGCGAGGGCGTCGCGGATGCGATCAGCCACTTCTCGCGGTTCAGTTGA
- a CDS encoding nucleoside deaminase, with product MRRAIALGEKAALIDSSGGPFGCVVVKDGAVVGEGTNRVVAENDPTWHGEMAAIRTAAKNLGTFHLAGCTLYTTGEPCPMCAAAIFWARIERIVYASTIADAMRFGGFDDHAIYGELSKPVNERSIPATMCLHEEMLHVWRRYEAKADKIRY from the coding sequence ATGCGGAGGGCCATTGCCCTCGGCGAAAAGGCTGCATTGATCGACAGTTCCGGCGGTCCGTTCGGCTGCGTTGTCGTGAAGGACGGCGCCGTTGTCGGCGAAGGCACAAACCGCGTGGTAGCTGAAAATGACCCCACGTGGCACGGCGAGATGGCCGCGATACGGACCGCTGCTAAAAATCTCGGCACGTTCCATCTCGCCGGTTGCACGCTCTACACCACCGGGGAGCCATGCCCCATGTGCGCCGCGGCGATCTTCTGGGCGCGCATCGAGCGGATCGTCTATGCTTCCACCATCGCGGACGCGATGCGCTTCGGCGGTTTCGATGACCATGCGATCTACGGGGAGTTGTCCAAGCCGGTCAACGAAAGATCCATCCCCGCCACGATGTGCCTGCACGAGGAGATGCTCCACGTCTGGCGGCGCTACGAGGCCAAGGCGGACAAGATCCGCTACTGA
- a CDS encoding RluA family pseudouridine synthase gives MDEPLRLVAAENAPRLDRWLADHHPDVSRARWQRAIAAGLVKVNDAPARASCALRAGDRIEATIPPPETAPARAVAEEIPLDVIYEDDHLLCLNKPPGLVVHPAAGNWQGTLVNAVLHRCAAISPGADPLRPGIVHRLDKDTSGCILVAKTERAHAGLARQFAERTARKTYLAVVRGKPRAAQGVIKGAIARHPARRKQMAVSSRPGAREAETAWRLLASDGRLSLLECRPKTGRTHQIRVHLKHLGHPIAGDRLYGGGADFPRQLLHAWKLEIHHPVTGKDMTFLAPVPPDFPLRPAD, from the coding sequence ATGTGAGCCGCGCACGCTGGCAACGCGCCATCGCCGCGGGCTTGGTCAAAGTGAACGACGCGCCCGCGCGCGCGTCTTGCGCATTGCGTGCCGGAGACCGGATCGAGGCGACGATACCGCCGCCCGAGACCGCACCCGCACGCGCCGTCGCCGAAGAGATTCCCCTCGATGTCATATACGAGGACGACCACCTGCTTTGCCTGAACAAGCCGCCCGGCCTCGTGGTCCACCCCGCGGCAGGCAACTGGCAGGGCACGCTGGTGAACGCCGTGCTGCACCGTTGCGCCGCGATTTCACCCGGAGCCGATCCCCTTCGTCCGGGCATCGTTCACCGGCTGGACAAGGACACCAGTGGTTGCATTTTGGTCGCCAAGACCGAGAGGGCACACGCGGGACTCGCGCGGCAATTCGCCGAACGCACCGCCCGCAAGACCTACCTCGCCGTGGTCCGCGGCAAACCCAGGGCCGCGCAAGGCGTGATCAAAGGCGCCATCGCGCGCCACCCCGCAAGGCGCAAGCAAATGGCCGTCAGCAGCCGGCCCGGAGCACGTGAGGCGGAGACCGCTTGGCGCCTGCTGGCATCGGACGGACGGCTTTCACTGCTCGAATGCCGGCCGAAGACCGGCCGCACCCACCAGATCCGCGTTCATCTCAAGCATCTCGGGCACCCGATCGCCGGCGACAGGCTCTATGGCGGCGGCGCGGATTTCCCGCGGCAGCTATTGCACGCGTGGAAGCTGGAAATCCACCATCCCGTCACAGGCAAAGACATGACTTTCCTCGCACCGGTCCCGCCGGATTTCCCGCTGCGGCCCGCGGACTGA
- the lepB gene encoding signal peptidase I, translating to MFFFTPRYRKEAKFMLRAARKLLRYRRDILPQQQIIGLREGITRLEVAMRKRSREDIQNSTAKLHELFNQAAPPLPLAGLRENTEVILVALVVALGVRAYFLQPFKIPTGSMQPTLYGVTGTPTVDPPPSWPVRAAEFVLKGRTYIDVTAKEDDTVIGLREVTRLHFFTSTEIITRSRSYSVPAPADVVRRDFKIYPGRPVRAGQPLVRGHADSGDQLFVDKVTYNFIRPAAGDVFVFRTTGIRRIEATIAPGMGSQYYIKRLAGLAGQTLRIVPPDLYIDGKVPQLSVFRRVMSCENGYAGYSNTSAGGGAFPLLGSPAADYAVPRASYFALGDNSYNSSDSRFFGPVPEANVVGRGLVVYWPFVGRWGLIN from the coding sequence ATGTTCTTCTTCACGCCACGCTACCGCAAGGAAGCGAAATTCATGCTGCGAGCCGCACGCAAGCTTCTGCGCTACCGCCGCGACATCCTTCCGCAGCAGCAAATCATCGGCCTGCGCGAGGGAATAACCCGGCTCGAGGTGGCGATGCGCAAGCGTTCGCGCGAAGACATCCAGAATTCCACGGCAAAATTACACGAGCTTTTCAACCAAGCCGCGCCGCCGTTGCCGCTTGCCGGACTGAGGGAGAACACCGAGGTGATACTTGTCGCCCTTGTGGTCGCGCTCGGCGTTCGAGCGTATTTTCTCCAGCCATTCAAAATTCCCACAGGCTCGATGCAACCGACACTCTACGGCGTGACCGGAACACCGACTGTCGATCCGCCTCCATCATGGCCCGTCCGTGCAGCGGAGTTCGTCCTCAAAGGCCGCACCTACATCGACGTGACCGCGAAAGAGGATGATACCGTGATCGGATTGAGGGAGGTCACCCGCCTGCATTTTTTCACTTCGACCGAGATCATCACCCGCAGCCGGAGCTACAGCGTTCCCGCACCGGCGGATGTGGTGCGGCGCGACTTCAAGATTTATCCCGGGCGGCCGGTCCGGGCCGGGCAACCCCTCGTTCGCGGCCATGCCGATTCCGGCGACCAACTCTTCGTGGACAAGGTGACCTACAATTTCATCCGCCCTGCAGCAGGCGACGTTTTCGTTTTCCGCACCACGGGCATACGACGCATCGAGGCAACGATCGCCCCGGGCATGGGATCGCAGTATTACATCAAGCGCCTTGCTGGCCTTGCCGGACAAACACTGCGCATCGTGCCACCCGATCTCTACATCGACGGGAAGGTCCCGCAGTTGTCGGTCTTCCGACGGGTGATGTCTTGCGAAAATGGCTACGCGGGGTATTCGAACACGAGCGCAGGCGGCGGCGCCTTTCCCCTCCTCGGATCGCCCGCGGCGGATTACGCCGTGCCGCGCGCCTCGTATTTCGCGCTCGGCGACAACAGCTACAACAGCAGCGACAGCCGGTTCTTCGGACCCGTGCCGGAGGCGAATGTCGTGGGCCGGGGCCTGGTTGTGTATTGGCCGTTCGTCGGCCGCTGGGGGCTCATCAACTGA
- a CDS encoding DotU family type IV/VI secretion system protein, with the protein MKSAYEIAMSRLESAAPTVVLSEQQKERIAEIEAKCKADIAAKELLLQGEIAKASSPEDIAQIRRQLADEIRRFEEKRDNEKQRVRSEG; encoded by the coding sequence ATGAAATCCGCCTACGAGATCGCCATGAGCCGCCTCGAGTCAGCCGCACCCACGGTGGTGCTCAGCGAACAGCAAAAAGAGCGCATCGCGGAAATCGAGGCCAAGTGCAAGGCCGACATCGCCGCCAAAGAATTGCTGCTCCAAGGGGAGATTGCCAAGGCGTCCTCGCCGGAGGATATCGCACAGATCCGGCGTCAGCTTGCCGATGAAATCCGCCGGTTCGAGGAAAAGCGCGACAACGAGAAGCAGCGGGTCCGGAGCGAGGGATAA